One genomic segment of Hydrocarboniclastica marina includes these proteins:
- a CDS encoding AzlD family protein, producing MTVETTAFGITLIVVVMALVTLATRLGGALLMSFVPISPRVEGFINAMASSVLIAILTPLAVEGDLGARLALASTALLMLLFRKPLPAISAGIAVAALTRYLV from the coding sequence ATGACGGTCGAGACGACGGCATTCGGTATTACCCTGATCGTCGTGGTGATGGCGCTCGTCACGCTTGCCACGCGACTCGGTGGCGCTTTGCTGATGTCCTTCGTACCCATCAGCCCGCGGGTCGAGGGCTTCATCAATGCAATGGCAAGTTCAGTACTCATCGCCATTCTCACGCCACTGGCGGTTGAAGGTGACCTCGGCGCACGCCTGGCGTTGGCGTCCACCGCCCTACTGATGCTGCTCTTCCGCAAGCCGCTGCCCGCGATCAGCGCAGGTATCGCCGTAGCCGCACTGACACGCTACCTCGTCTGA
- a CDS encoding AzlC family ABC transporter permease: MSGSLYPYHLEPAKVRAEFFRLLPISLFVMAFGAAYGLAAVQTGLAPLEATLMSTLVFAGASQFAALGMWGQEVALLPLIAVVFAINSRHLLMGASLYPMLRELSPARRYSILLVLSDANWAVAAQDYQSGRHNLEVILGGGIALWLSWVGGTLLGVYFGGLLQDPQSLGLDMVLGCFLLAMALGGKKSPRVLVAWCVAGATALLAYRWLPAHTHVVVGALAGGAVGFFWLEKAPS; encoded by the coding sequence ATGAGCGGATCACTCTACCCCTACCATCTTGAGCCGGCCAAAGTGCGCGCGGAATTCTTCAGGCTGCTGCCCATCTCGCTGTTTGTCATGGCGTTTGGCGCGGCCTACGGCCTTGCGGCGGTACAGACGGGTCTGGCGCCCCTGGAAGCGACCCTGATGAGTACGCTGGTGTTCGCTGGCGCGTCCCAGTTTGCAGCGCTTGGGATGTGGGGGCAGGAGGTCGCCCTGCTGCCGCTGATCGCCGTGGTCTTTGCCATAAACTCACGTCATCTGCTCATGGGAGCGTCCCTGTATCCCATGCTCCGCGAGCTGTCGCCGGCCCGGCGCTACAGTATCCTGCTGGTGCTCTCGGACGCCAACTGGGCCGTTGCGGCTCAGGATTATCAGAGCGGCCGTCACAACCTTGAGGTCATTCTCGGCGGCGGTATCGCGCTGTGGCTTTCCTGGGTGGGCGGCACCCTGTTGGGCGTCTACTTTGGGGGGCTGCTACAGGACCCGCAGAGCCTTGGCCTGGATATGGTGCTCGGCTGTTTTCTACTGGCAATGGCCCTGGGCGGCAAGAAATCGCCCCGCGTTCTCGTCGCCTGGTGCGTCGCCGGCGCTACGGCGCTGTTGGCCTATCGCTGGCTTCCCGCCCATACCCATGTCGTCGTCGGCGCCCTGGCTGGCGGGGCCGTCGGCTTTTTCTGGCTGGAGAAAGCGCCCTCATGA
- a CDS encoding AraC family transcriptional regulator: protein MKPQAHSSHSVADRYRLGIAGLRQLIAYAVAHGLEKDVCLREAAVTAMQLADPDAEIEAWQELKLIQKICETLGQDFTRGFDVGLEQHLSSLGILGLGIMSAANGRQAAEWSARFTQVGFPLVRYQLKMNGVSPVVEMLHDHLPPAVTAFLIGRDLAMVYNIHQDLLSGHPIGVSAIELALPWHSGMERAESLYGCELQVGKSTTRLFLRPDILQLGFSQANAFTQAQCERRCQETIDRRRLPGSLTDEIRSFLQQNGNWRCSFRQAAVALNLSERSARRRLREEGTGWRQVRETVLIEYARERLLSGEGIPQVADELGYTEASSFSHAFKRWTGLSPAQFCQNYGERVRAFSPATGALGHSRA, encoded by the coding sequence ATGAAACCGCAGGCACACTCATCACACTCAGTGGCGGACCGCTATCGGTTAGGGATAGCCGGTTTGCGGCAACTGATCGCCTACGCCGTCGCGCACGGGCTGGAAAAAGACGTCTGTTTGCGGGAGGCGGCTGTAACCGCTATGCAGCTCGCCGACCCGGACGCAGAGATCGAAGCCTGGCAGGAACTCAAACTGATCCAGAAAATCTGCGAAACGCTGGGGCAGGACTTCACTCGGGGCTTTGATGTAGGACTGGAGCAGCACCTTTCATCTTTAGGAATCCTCGGCCTGGGAATAATGAGCGCGGCCAATGGCCGCCAGGCCGCTGAGTGGAGCGCCCGATTCACGCAAGTCGGCTTTCCTCTGGTGCGCTACCAACTGAAGATGAATGGTGTCAGTCCCGTCGTGGAGATGCTCCATGATCACCTGCCTCCGGCTGTTACAGCTTTTCTGATCGGGCGTGACCTGGCAATGGTCTATAACATCCATCAGGATCTGCTCTCGGGCCATCCGATTGGGGTAAGCGCTATTGAGCTGGCTTTGCCCTGGCACTCCGGGATGGAGCGGGCTGAATCTTTGTACGGTTGTGAGCTCCAAGTAGGAAAAAGCACGACCCGTCTTTTCCTGCGGCCCGATATCCTGCAACTCGGCTTCTCCCAGGCCAATGCTTTCACCCAGGCCCAATGTGAACGCCGCTGCCAGGAAACGATCGACCGGAGACGCCTTCCCGGCAGCCTGACAGACGAGATCAGAAGCTTCCTGCAGCAAAACGGAAACTGGCGCTGCTCTTTCCGCCAAGCGGCCGTGGCCCTCAACCTGTCGGAACGCAGCGCCCGACGGCGACTGCGCGAAGAGGGAACTGGCTGGCGGCAGGTACGGGAAACTGTGCTGATCGAGTATGCACGCGAACGCCTGCTTTCAGGCGAAGGCATACCCCAGGTTGCCGATGAGCTCGGGTATACAGAAGCGTCGAGTTTCTCCCACGCCTTCAAGCGATGGACCGGGCTCTCCCCCGCCCAGTTTTGCCAGAATTACGGCGAACGGGTCCGAGCTTTTTCTCCCGCCACGGGCGCGTTGGGTCATTCACGTGCCTGA
- a CDS encoding SGNH/GDSL hydrolase family protein has protein sequence MILKHGSFAENISAKWRSAVLVCLAITLTGCGQLGPLLSNDKVTDADNDEVVFIGDSIFALSGKIQDELEEKAGQTFRRYTVSGAELSGTGAIAPSIPEQFREAYGDNPNIKTMVGDAGGNDILLPAIAFDPNKCKTRWYQFGGLSQSCKDMIDDLYVEGVDFLNEVSDSGVENGVLLGYYYTKNGLFRLASLKEAVDYGNQVLARACRNSTLDCTFVDPRNVIVNSDIIFDGIHPADSGSEKLAELIWPELEPLL, from the coding sequence ATGATACTCAAGCATGGATCTTTCGCTGAAAATATCTCCGCGAAATGGCGCAGCGCCGTACTGGTCTGCCTCGCAATAACACTGACCGGCTGTGGTCAGCTCGGCCCGCTCTTAAGCAACGACAAGGTGACTGACGCTGATAACGACGAGGTCGTGTTTATCGGCGACTCTATCTTCGCGTTATCGGGCAAGATCCAGGACGAACTTGAAGAAAAGGCGGGGCAAACCTTCCGCCGTTATACAGTCTCAGGCGCAGAGTTAAGTGGCACCGGCGCCATTGCGCCTTCGATCCCAGAGCAATTCCGGGAAGCCTACGGTGACAACCCGAACATCAAAACCATGGTGGGCGATGCTGGCGGCAATGACATCCTGCTGCCAGCTATTGCTTTTGACCCCAACAAGTGCAAAACCCGCTGGTACCAATTCGGCGGCCTTAGCCAGAGCTGCAAGGATATGATTGACGACCTGTACGTCGAGGGTGTCGATTTTCTCAACGAGGTTTCCGATTCCGGTGTCGAGAACGGGGTTCTGCTAGGGTACTACTACACCAAAAATGGCCTTTTCCGCCTGGCGTCTTTGAAAGAGGCTGTGGACTATGGCAATCAGGTACTCGCCAGGGCCTGCCGTAATTCAACCCTGGACTGTACCTTTGTCGACCCTCGTAACGTGATCGTCAACAGCGATATCATTTTCGACGGCATCCACCCAGCCGATAGCGGATCCGAGAAGCTTGCGGAGCTGATTTGGCCAGAACTGGAACCTTTGCTCTAA